Proteins encoded in a region of the Mucilaginibacter sabulilitoris genome:
- a CDS encoding substrate-binding domain-containing protein translates to MKKTETELTGVKEIARRANVSIGTVDRVIHNRKGVSENTKQKINAIIEELNFQPNKMASLLASRKILNFAILIPAVSNETDYWSYPLNGIKQAAAEIKQFGVTVKYFFYDLDSKDSFNASADEMLKNEPNAVLMAPSFVEESITLSKKIQQLGLPLAFINSDLPDQQNLTYIGPELYQSGKLAAQLISLSIQKQDKILTVNISTDLENNHHLLRKEQGFKNFFDHAPEPHEVITLHTNETKLAPVEKTLLSALSAEPGIKAIFVTNSRVNIIAKILEKRNRTDILLIGYDFLKKNIDYLINGQITFLICQRPKEQGYLGIMALYKHLFKISEVEKSTYMPIDIITKENYQFYNS, encoded by the coding sequence ATGAAGAAGACAGAAACCGAATTAACAGGTGTTAAAGAAATTGCCCGGAGAGCAAACGTTTCAATTGGTACGGTTGACCGGGTTATCCATAACAGGAAAGGGGTATCTGAAAATACCAAGCAAAAAATAAACGCGATTATTGAGGAGCTGAATTTTCAGCCCAATAAAATGGCAAGCCTCCTGGCTTCCAGGAAGATACTAAATTTCGCTATCCTGATCCCTGCGGTTTCTAACGAAACAGATTATTGGAGTTATCCTTTAAATGGTATAAAACAAGCCGCGGCAGAAATAAAGCAATTTGGTGTAACGGTTAAATACTTTTTTTACGATCTTGATTCTAAAGACAGTTTCAACGCGTCGGCTGATGAAATGCTAAAAAATGAGCCTAATGCCGTACTCATGGCGCCGTCATTTGTGGAAGAATCTATAACACTCTCAAAAAAAATCCAGCAACTGGGCTTGCCGCTTGCGTTTATCAACTCCGACCTGCCCGACCAGCAAAACCTGACTTATATAGGCCCTGAGCTTTACCAAAGCGGAAAACTTGCCGCCCAGCTTATTAGTCTGTCTATTCAAAAACAGGATAAAATTTTAACGGTCAACATATCTACCGATCTGGAAAACAACCACCATTTATTGCGGAAGGAACAGGGGTTTAAAAACTTTTTTGATCATGCACCGGAACCACACGAGGTAATCACCCTGCATACCAATGAAACCAAACTTGCCCCGGTCGAGAAAACATTACTTTCTGCCTTATCGGCAGAGCCTGGTATAAAAGCCATTTTTGTAACCAACTCCAGGGTAAACATTATAGCCAAGATACTTGAAAAACGTAACAGGACAGATATTTTGCTTATCGGCTACGATTTTTTGAAAAAGAACATTGATTACCTAATTAACGGCCAAATTACCTTCCTGATTTGCCAGCGCCCTAAAGAACAGGGATATCTTGGCATTATGGCGCTTTACAAGCATCTTTTCAAGATAAGCGAAGTTGAAAAATCAACCTATATGCCCATTGATATTATCACTAAAGAAAACTACCAGTTTTATAACAGCTAA
- a CDS encoding acyltransferase family protein, producing MEQNTKIEKKRLLSLDFFRGLTIAVMILVNTPGDGDHVYAPLEHSKWNGCTPTDLVFPFFLFMVGVSIVYALESKKALQANHTGIMWHTLRRMLILIGLGLSIFLFYRPDFAHLRFPGVLQRIGIVYFIATLTYLKTSERTRDWLTVIILVSYYLIMYYIPVPDGHAANLTPEYNLAAWVDRAVFSTNHMYRFTKQWDPVGLLSTWPAIATALFGIRIGTILKNNNIQVNEKCVKLFLIGIAAIVLGLITDLFFPINKSLWTSSYVLYTGGICTVGLTAAFWLIDVKGYKKYAWIMVVFGVNAISAYILSEIVPGLINFLKIPHNGHHIMGMKYLYRAVFLPLVSPVNASLLAACVFVALIWGMMYILYKRKIVIKI from the coding sequence ATGGAACAAAATACCAAGATTGAAAAAAAGCGGCTTCTATCACTCGATTTTTTCAGAGGATTAACCATTGCAGTCATGATCCTGGTGAATACCCCCGGAGATGGCGACCATGTGTATGCACCATTAGAACATTCCAAATGGAATGGATGTACACCTACCGATCTGGTGTTCCCGTTTTTCTTATTTATGGTAGGCGTGTCTATTGTTTATGCCTTAGAAAGTAAAAAGGCATTGCAGGCAAACCATACCGGTATTATGTGGCATACCCTGCGCCGTATGCTCATTTTAATTGGCCTGGGTTTGTCTATATTTTTATTTTATCGTCCCGATTTTGCTCATCTCCGTTTCCCGGGCGTACTGCAGCGTATTGGTATTGTTTATTTTATAGCAACCCTGACGTATCTCAAAACAAGTGAACGCACACGTGATTGGTTAACGGTGATCATTTTAGTAAGCTATTATTTAATAATGTATTACATACCTGTACCGGACGGACACGCAGCTAATTTAACGCCGGAGTATAATCTTGCCGCCTGGGTTGATAGGGCCGTATTTTCAACAAACCACATGTACCGGTTTACCAAACAATGGGATCCGGTTGGCTTGCTGAGTACCTGGCCTGCCATTGCAACTGCTTTGTTTGGCATCAGGATAGGTACAATATTGAAAAACAATAACATACAGGTTAATGAAAAATGTGTAAAGCTGTTTTTAATTGGGATAGCAGCAATTGTTTTAGGATTGATCACCGATTTGTTTTTCCCTATCAATAAATCATTATGGACCAGCTCGTATGTGCTGTATACGGGCGGCATTTGCACAGTAGGATTAACGGCCGCTTTCTGGCTGATAGATGTAAAAGGATATAAGAAATACGCGTGGATAATGGTGGTGTTTGGCGTAAATGCTATCAGCGCCTATATCTTATCTGAGATTGTACCGGGACTGATCAATTTTTTAAAGATCCCGCATAACGGTCACCATATTATGGGGATGAAATATCTTTACCGGGCTGTTTTTCTACCGTTGGTCTCGCCCGTTAATGCGTCATTACTTGCTGCCTGTGTATTTGTAGCGCTTATATGGGGTATGATGTATATTTTGTACAAACGAAAAATTGTTATAAAAATATAG